The Lolium perenne isolate Kyuss_39 chromosome 6, Kyuss_2.0, whole genome shotgun sequence genome segment TCGAGCTCATGGATTATGCCATCAAGCAGCACGAGGAGCAGAGGGCAGCTGCAGCAGCAAAGGGTGCGGTGGAAGAGGGAGAGGACCTGGTGGAGGTGCTCTTGAGGATACAGAAGGAGGGTGGCCTCGAGGTGCCTCTCACCATGGGAATCATTAAAGCGGTTATCCTTGTAAGTACAACAATCTCCCATCTTGTTTCTTCCGAGAAATGCTAAATGTATATTTGATTGTCTCTTCTTTTTGTTCCGTCAATTCGAGATTTTCAATCCCACTTCATTCCATCCGTTGACACTTATGTCTAGGCTGTCACTTAGACTACGTAATTAAAGTACTAACATGCAACTGCATGCAGATTATTGAGTGTAATTGGCTTCCCCTAATCTGTTTATACTGGtatctttgtaggatttatttagtGCCGGGAGTGAGACGTCAGCGACAACTCTCCAGTGGGCGATGTCGGAACTTATGAGATACCCGGTTGTGATGCAAAAGGCACAAGCAGAAGTACGCAATAACCTCAAAGGAAAACCTAAGGTGACAGAGGATGACTTGGCCCACCTCAAATATCTCAGACTTGTCATCAAGGAGACGCTAAGACTGCATCCGCCGGCCCCGTTGCTTATTCCGCGGGAGGCCATGGAGTCGTGCAAAATTCTCGGGTATGATGTGTTGAAAGGCACAACCATTCTCGTGAACGCATGGGCGATCGGCAGGGACCCAAAGCACTGGGCTGACCCTGAGGAGTTCAAGCCGGAGAGGTTCGATTCTGCTACCGTAGACTTCAAGGCCACAGACTTTGAGTACATACCGTTTGGTGCGGGACGAAGGATGTGCCCCGGAATTGCGTTTGGACATGCCAGCATGGAGATCGTGCTCGCCTCGCTTCTCTACCACTTCGACTGGGGGCTCCCGGGAGGGATGAGGCCAAGTGAgctggatatggtggaggagatgGGCATCACTGTGCGACGGAAGAACGACCTGAACTTGCATGCTATCGTCCGCGTGCCACTGACTTGATTCACAATTTGCTTATTTGCGGTCACACAATTCTCATTTATAGGTTGCCCCTTTATGTGACTCTATCGAATGTCGGGATATATAAATAATGTTAAGTACATCACCTTAGAAATATGTTTTTTAAGTTAATTATCAAGCTATATCTATACACATTTGCGTCATTTAAATTGTCGATGACATCAAAGAAAATGTTGGTCACATTGAATTTAATAAAGATTGAGAAAGAAACTTTCAACCATTTTTTATTGAAATCCATAAACATCACAATTGGACACAAAACTACAGCAAGTACTCATTACAACAGTGGTTGCACAATCATAAATTCGATTTTGTTTGTTCTATTGTTTCCTATTTTGCATTTATATTTTGGAGGATTTTGATTTTTATTTATGTTTGCCTATATTTTTTGCAACTTTTGTTAGTTATAAAAACTGTTTAAATTTTTTTAAGTACAACTTTTTATGGATTATACGTTTTGTGCGTAGTTACACTTTCTATAAATTGTAAATTTTCACTACGGTAGTGCAATTCCACTATTTTGAATCATGTGTCCTGTAGTTATAGTTTTATTAGTGAAATTGATCTATTGTTTTGTGTCCAACTAAATGACACACATGAGATAAAGAGGAAACAGACTAAGTAATGGAACCACATAGAAATTTAATGTAATCGACCTTACCTATAATTTGACAATAACTACTGAGAGTGATCATTCTCTGATCCTAAAATTTTATATTCTAAATTTTATTGTAGGATGTTTGAAGTTAGGTGTAGTTGAATACTATCAATGATCGGCGCGGCGGCACGTCGCGCTGGTTGACTGATTGAACTTTTCTTCAATCATCTTATTGTGTATGCCTGCTTAAGTAAGGAGAGATGCTAGTTTAGGGTTGCGACATTTGGTCATCCTAACATTGTAAGAGGATAACATGAGTCGTTACACCTTACGGATCCCTTCAATGCGTGTGCATGACACACACAAAATAGTTGGAGAAAGAGGTTTGTGAGGAAATAGAAAAAAGATAACTGAAGAAATAAATTTTTAACTTGTGCAATAGCAAGCGGTTGGAAGATGGTCCACCATGTGTAATTTTTTTGCGACATTTTCTTTAATACGTCCACCTCGTTTTCTTATACCAATCACATGCAGTAATAAATTCGAACTCGATGAAGAAGCGCGCTTCATCGCGCCGCCTGTATGTTTTTAAACGGAAGGCACGAGtgcccagctttaaattaataaagcctttTACGGCCAGTACAAAGGTGCTGAAGAACAGCTTACAAACCAACGACCAAACAAGCACAACAAGAAAGAAAACTAAGCATAGCTTGAGGTAACCGAGGCCCTCATCCACGAGCAGCAGCGGATTCTGGAGAGGCTAGCTGAAGAAGGATCCAGCAGACCTGACGCCATGGATTGCACCTGGGCACCGGAAACTGCACTCACACCCAGTCCATGGCCGAAGAAGGCTCCCTGGCTCCTCGTCCTGGTTCGAAGGACGCCGTACCGTCGGCCGATGGCAGCGCTCTCCCTGAGCGCCTGGATGGGAAGTGCAACCGAGACCCCCGGCGGACCACCGTGCACAGCCAGACACTGCTAGCACACGTCCTGAGGAGAG includes the following:
- the LOC127309686 gene encoding desmethyl-deoxy-podophyllotoxin synthase, translated to MEQQAHYLYLFLALVVPLLLLKLLRKHGGGDDGVRLPPGPWQLPIFGSLHHLASSPLAHRVMADLARRLDAPLMYLKLGEVSVVVATSPDAAREVMKTHDAVLATRPWNPTMKIMMADGQGVVFGRYGALWRQVRKICILELLSPRRVQSFRGIREEEVGRLVSAVTDLASTGQPVNVSERIAVLITDSAVRTMIGDRFKKREEFLQILEEGVKLVSGFTLGDLFPSSRLAGFISGTARLAHESHRKCFELMDYAIKQHEEQRAAAAAKGAVEEGEDLVEVLLRIQKEGGLEVPLTMGIIKAVILDLFSAGSETSATTLQWAMSELMRYPVVMQKAQAEVRNNLKGKPKVTEDDLAHLKYLRLVIKETLRLHPPAPLLIPREAMESCKILGYDVLKGTTILVNAWAIGRDPKHWADPEEFKPERFDSATVDFKATDFEYIPFGAGRRMCPGIAFGHASMEIVLASLLYHFDWGLPGGMRPSELDMVEEMGITVRRKNDLNLHAIVRVPLT